The DNA window TCTCCTTTCACCAAGatcataaataaatatattagAGCTCCATCTCTACCATACCTTACCATCTAAATTTGAGCTCCATGTATACATGGAAACTACCGAAAAATAGAAATAAAATGGATGTATAAATAAAAAATTTCTTCATTCTCTCCATTTCACAAAAACTACAATTTCTCAGTATGTAAAGTGAAAAACCAAACCATCCTAATCATAAAAAGTGTGAGGATGAAGTTGCTAACCTTTTAGACCCCTTGGATGAGTGAAAACTTCCAAAACTTTTTAAAAAATTGGGCAGCATTTCCCTAATGGCCGAAGCTCATAAACAAGTTTTCTCTATTCATGGCGCTCGGGCTCGGGAGGAAGTAGTTGGATCATATTAGTACCATTAGGTAAGACAATACTAATTCGCATACATTAGTACTAGCTGATATCACCAGCAGGCACATTATATTAGTATGGGTCGATATCATCAACTGGTACTAATACGCCCACATATTAGTGCCGATTGTTGTTATGAGCCAGTACTAATGTGTGCATCATGCTCGTCTCATAAAATGGATGTCATATACGTGTGCGATGGATTCCCCATTCCCTACCCAGATGGTGATAATGAGCTGAGTTGTGTAGCAACGAATATATGAAAAGATTTAATTCGAGTTACAATCCATGTAAGGCATTTAAATTAAACCCCACACTCTTTGTTTTCCGTTTCAGCTTTGACCACTGCTTCCCATGCATAGTCCATGCACCGATTCTTACTACAATTAAAGATATTCCTACCAGTTTTTAGAACATGCTTTCTTGACGCTCCTCGTTCCAAAACCATATATAGTCCCTGTTGAAACACACCAGTGTCATGCGCCACAAAACCCACTACAGATAAGGGGTCATCACCTCCTGGTCGGCAAATTCCCTTCACTACAGTGAACAGGAAATGGGGCTCAAGGagcgttggggggggggggggggggggatggggGGTACCCCTGAAAAATACTGGACTTTAAATACCTTCTGTCTTTAGGGAACATTCACCCTTGAAAAGAAAAATACTTGAGCACCCTTTTATTATCCGCATGACCGCATTTATGTATTATGGATGGTGGTGCACTAAGTATTTGCAATGGTCTAAGGACTCGGGCATCGCCCactacaaaagaaaaaaaaaataagcAAAATGTAATCAGCACGTCAACTGCATGCTTCGGTGATCCATCAGACTTGTCCACCCGCTGCTTCTGATTTTGCTTCCTCATTGGCGTCAGGTTTGTTGTGCTCCTGCTCATCTTGTGCACCATCGATCCTATTCATGTCGTTGCACGATGCAAATTCACTCTCCTTGCTTTTACCCCACAACACGCTGTAAAGTCCTCCAATCAGCAGGATCTCACCCAAAATACTGCCCTCAAAAAGAAAacagaaagaaagaagaaaaaaagaattACTACTTTTCAACGAATTACGGTCAATAATGTAATTCCTTTGCTGCCATTTTGGTAAGCTTTGTGCTTGGTTACCTGCCGAGGTGAACAATCTCTCCCAGGAAGAAGGAGGAGCAAAACATTGTGAAGACGGAGTAGAGCGGGAGCCATGCCGCGCAGAAGACAGGCCCCTTCATCTCCACACACCACGCTTGCAGGTAGTACGACACTCCTCAGTCACCACAAAACCCTGTTCCATTGATTCATCCAACCATGCACCACCAAGCAGTTTAAGCATTAGCTATCAGCAGTTCAGCACTGCAAATTAAAATTGAGTTGCAAGACTTCCTTGAACACGACTATAAAATTGAACACCATAGTAGGCACAGCAATTATCATTACATTGTAGGCGATGGCGACCAAACTGACATCCAGCCGTTGCTTCCACCTAGAGAAGTCCCTCTCGGCCACTGCCGCGACGACCAACGACTGCAGCGCGCTGAACACGCAGAGTGAGACGGCCACAAGCATCCTGTTGGGGAACTCCTTGAGGATTCTAGCCTGCAGGTGAAAGTAGCTCATGGATGGATGAACAAGAACTGAAGTAAAAACAATGCATCGATCGACCTGCCAGACGGCGGACAGGGACCACGCCATGTTATTGATGACCATGAGGAACGTCCCTACGATCCACGCCTCCTTTGAGGTACTCGAATGGGCGCCGGAGCCCGGAGCATGGGCGGCGAAGGCACGGTGGCGGCTGACAGGGCTCAGCCCTGGCCCGGCGTAGAAGGCCATGACCAGTACGCCGGCGAGGCAGAGCGCTGCGCCGCTGACTTTGGTAATGCCAGAGGAGCTCCTCAGGTTCACGACCTCCATCCTGCCGTGTGCCGTTCATGTACGTATCAGTTAGGACTTAGGACTCAACGCAAGCATGCGTTGGAGTAGTATAGATCGATGAAATTTCAATTATGTGCAATATATTATATCTTACGGCACCTGAGTAGCAAGGCCATGCAGAGGGTGACCGCAGGCACGGCGTTGCCTGCTGCTGCCACCAGCGTTGCAGACGTGAGCTTCAGGCTAACATTGTACACATTCAGGCTTAATGTATTCCTGGAAAGCAACGAGACAGAAAAAAGATTTGAAAGACCTACACAACTGAGGGTGTAATAATCTAGGGCAAAGAAACAAGCATTTGTATACCCGAATAAGGCACACAAGAAGAGCTTCAGCAGCAACATCAACGGCATAGACGTCACATTTTTCCTGCAGGTTTGGATTAAAACAAACCAATTCAGCTCGTTCTCGCAAACACTTGGGTTCATCAGATGCCTTGCCAATTGTAGTAGGCTAGTAGCTGTTACCTTTGGAAGAGGAGGGCGAGGGGGAGCAGGATGAGGGAGCCGGTCGCCTGGCGGTAGAAGTTGAAGACGAAGATGCTCATCCCATTGTCCAAGGCGACCTTGGATAGCACGGAGAACCCTGTGTAGATCACCTGCAGGACTATCGCAATCACGTAAGCCTTCTTGCTTGCCGCATCCATTACCACGTCGATCAAGATTAGCCCAGAATTGGTGTGGTGAGAGTAAGGGTGCGAGTGAGCCGGCCTGTAAGAGGCTCTCGATCAGTCTTTGTCATCGTGTGGAATCCGATTCGAGCAATGTCGTCCGTCCCTTTTGAGAGCTGGGCCTGGGCCTCCCCCGATTTGCAGCTACAAACGTCTGACAAAAGCACCTGGTAATTTATCCGAGATTTCTTAACTAATTAGCATATGATGCGATCCAACCACTCAAAATCTGGGGGCGTGAATCAATTAGGTAACTTTAGTTTCACATTAAAAAATGATGGTAGGGAAAGGGAAGCACAATATGTATAACGCGGAGCGGCCTTCACCTATGAGGTTAGTTTTTTCTATTTATTTAGACCCAAGTTTATGGTTGGTTGTGTGTTCCACTAGACCTAGCAAGGCGTGTGGTGGAGCTTCGGTCGTAGGTGTGGGTGGACTAGGCTACTCCCTCCTGGAATGCAAGACATTCAAGGTTTAAAATTTATACTCCAATACAAAGGTATTCTAGAACTTTTGGACAAGTATTAAAGGAAATTATTTAATTTTCCTTGGCTCTCAATTGCATGCTTACCTTTTCTATTCCTTTCTCGCTGCTTAATCTTCGAAACAACTTTAATTACGACCGGTAAATGAAGAGTTCTCGGAGGGTGCATGCATTTTTTATTCTCTCCCTTGATCTGTCCTATAATTGCTAAATTGCTAGAATATCTTGTATTAAAGGATGGAGTGAGTAAAATGCTATGAGCTCTAGGATCTGATAGGGTTATGCATGGTAACACTACAACAgcttaatttcgtcggccaggaaCCGATGAAAATAGCATGAAAACCGtcaaaaatatatattttcgtcggccggccgacgaaaataggccgacgGAATAAACTCGACGAAAATTaacgtattttcgtcggctcaataggccgatgaaaatatgCACCATATTTTTGTCGGCTGCTCAGGCTGACGAAAATATAcaccatattttcgtcggccagagaagccgatgaaaatactggTATATTGTAGATTGGAGAAAGCATAGAAGAAGGTTTCCAATAATCAGACGTGTAAAGGTTGGAACACGCCGAAGGAAAGCAGCTCTGAACAAATAGCCTTGTACTTTTGCTAATCTGTGGCCAACAGCTGTACGCAAGACCTGCAAAATGATTGGATGCATCATCCCAGTGTTTTAGAACAGTAACTACGTGAGTATGCATAACAAAGTTCTGCGGTTTACATGTAGCTAGAGGAGCAAATACAAAGTCACAATGTTCACATACCCGATGAGGACATGTCTAGCGTAGTTGGCAATAAAACAGGAAATACATGTTCACAAAGCCCATAATGATTTAGAGTTTAAGACTCAAGATACAACCAACCATAGATAATCAGAATTGAAGAGTGCAACACAGTAACATACTACAATGGCAAACAGTAGAAAATTGCAAAGAATGATTAAAAAGATGCAAGGCAATGGGAATGTTGAAAATAGCACATAGATTACATGCATGTTTTGATATACATCAGAGCATGAATATCAATATGACAAATAACTGAAATGAGCAAATAGCGAAAGCTGCATAACTTACTGCTGTTATAATCAAGCCAAGAAGGTAATTTGATCCATTTGGGCCAATCTTCTTAAGTAAGATAGCAGCTAGAAAATGTAAGGACttgaatgatcaaggaaacatcGATGGACAGAATCTGAACCTGTGAAGATGGAAAAGACGACTATTGCATCACACTCCAATGTACTGTGAGAAGGCACTGttcagaagaagaaaaaaattatGGAAATATAATCCCTAGTGTAacaaaagctaaaatataagcAGCAACGAATTAAGGATCAAGTGTATGAGAAATTAGTTCCTGCATCAAACATAGAAGGATATGAGATTCATCTGTTAAGCTTAAGCTATGGAGGATGTGAGAGCCTGCGACGATCTCAGATGTAGGGTCGGGCGGGCAAGCGAAACTGGATCACGTTTGACACATTAGCAGAGAAGCAGGAATCACATGGAGGAGCATGCGCTTGGCGTAGCACCTACCAACTGCATGAGCAGCatgggcgcgcggggcggcggcggcggcggcgcatgggggcgggggcggcggcagcagcgggggcgcgcgggggcggccagggcagggggcggcggcgcgcgggcgcgggggggggggtgtggggGTTGACGGCGGCTGGAAAGAAAATTGCGTGACCAGTTCGCGACTTAGGGAcctgtattttcgtcggcttaaatgaggccgacgaaattacacttattttcgtcggtctaggtttagccgacgaaaatataatACTTATTTTCGTCGGGCTGAgttaagccgacgaaaatagtacTTTTGTTTCACTTATTTTCGTCAGCCTAGGTTAAGCCAACGAAAATAGTACCTTTGTTTCGTCGGCCCGtttcaggccgacgaaaataagacAATTTCGTCGGCTTGTGTAAGCCGACGAACTAATTTAACAGTTTTCGTCGGCTTTccataggccgacgaaaataaatctggccgacgaaattgagctGTTTTGGTATAGTATAAAGCAAGATTGTTTATTGTTGGGATAATCTCGAGGCTAATTATATGTTCAAAGTTAAGGGGTTCATAGGCCCAAatcgcgccctgatcgggggcacCAAAATCAATCCTAGGTTTTTGTTCCCCATCATCACCCAATGTGATATTAAAAGGAGAGGTCGGCCCTCCCACAATTTCCATGTCAATATAAGGAATCTTCTGCACTATCGTTAAGGTAAAACaaaactaaaacaaatttaaaGTAAGGGAAGATATTTTCCCCAAAAGGCTTAGCTTTGTTTTCTTTTCTTGAGTGCTCCCCTTAAGTGCGCGCATACCATATTGTATTGGTCGTGCTGGCTATTTGTGGCAACAAAAGCTGAGTGGTGCACACAGCTTGTATGTAACCATTTCCTTCAGCGGACTAGAGCAACAAATTTACTGGAACGTGAGTTGGTGTAGGGGCATTAATGGTATGGTAAGTGAATGGAGCCGGTAAAGTAAGCATCACGAGCAGTTTCTGAATTCACTTCAGCAAGTGAGAGGATGCTAAGTCCTGGGACCGGACATAGCAGCAGCAAGAAATGGATATGATGGACCAACTCTGTTGACCTGCTGACAAGGAGAAATCATGCTCTTGTCAATGAAGATGTAATTGAGAAGACCAAGTTGAAATGTTTCTTGGTCTATAGTTGTGATGAGTGATTGACTAGATGATTTAAGGTTTTTCCGGGTTAGTTCATATTTCCTATATGCTTGATTGTGTTAATGGCTAACCGGAGGTGTTGTGTTGTGTGCGTTGTGTTGTAATGTGTGTACAATGTATCTTCTGTGGTATGTCTCTTGGCTCGTGATGTGCAGGCGTAGGATGCAACGTGACGGTCGACAGTATGTGGTGAATGTCAAGCGAAAGGTTCATGCCGATGGACCAAGGGCGGTGAAGAATGAACGTGAGTAGGCTTGGACTGAGGGACCCGAGGAATGCGGGTGGAGTCATGGGCGATCCACGTGGGGCATGGAAGAGCAAGAGTACATGGATGTGATGAAGATGGTGTCGGTCAAGTCAAGGTTGAAGGTGATGGCAAGTTTGAGTAGGCTGCCCGTGCGGCGGGAGTGTGAAAGACTTGAAGGTGTCGTGGCACTTGGCGGAGGCCGAACACGCGTCGACATCGGGGTCGTGTGGTGGCCAAGTGAAGATGGCAGATTTCCCGGTTTGGACCTCAAAACTAGGGGCGCGTCCGGTGCGGCTGGATGGCGGTGATGAAGGGCATGTGGCATCATCACGAAGCTTGCGTTGAGGCAAAGCAGAGTCGTGAAGGTGGTATATCCGGCCGGTGCTTAGAAAAAAATTTGGATAGTTTTACCCCTGAGGGGTATTTGGGTTGTGTGGAAGGGTGTTATGGTCATTTGTGAGGCGCCTACATATAGGGAGTGGGGTTGTTGGATAAGCTATCTCTTTTGGAAGGTCCTCTTATTTTGTTTGTGAGAGAGATTTGGTTAGGGTTTGAGTGAGGAAGGGAGGAATGGCTCTTTGATTTGTGCCTTTTGCCATTCTAGCTTTGATTAGGTCTAGATGTGGCTTGTAACCGGAAATCTTGAGGTAATCCAAGTATCAAATTCGTGCaatattgtccttcttcttctaGATCTCGAATTTGTTATTTTTCCTACTTTCGGAGCTATTTTTCGGTGATTTTTCGATCTCACAATTGGCAGCGATTTGGGGTGTTTCTCTAGGGGCAAATTGGTGCTAGGACATGTGCAAGAACATCTAGGGTGATCCCTTACCAAATCCATGCACGAGCACCTCGGACTTTGAGGATTCTTCGAAACCCGTTCTTTTTATTCTTGAACAAATCTGTGAAATTGAAGGTGATAGCTCAATCATTTTGTAGAGATCTATTGGGCAAAGATTCACCATAGAGTAGAGAAGCTATAGGTCAAAACTATTTGGATTTGGATCACGTTTGGTCGGATTTCATGTTTTGGACTTTGAGGTTGTTCTTGAGTTCTTCATCCTTTATCTTGCCCTTTCCAAGATTCACGAAATCCAAGGTGTAGGCTTGATCTTTTGAGGAGATCTTTTGGGGAAAGACTCACCAAGATGTTGTGAAGCTGTGGCTcaaattttatgatttttagaGTTCGTTTGATCCACTTTTGGGGTTTGGATCTTGCTTCACGAGTAGTTTTTCTGGGCATACCAGCTAAGCTGGTATAGATCCGGCTGCGCCGAGATTGACCCTCTGTTCGCATATCGGCTGAGATGGTATAAATGGGGCTGAGCCAGAAATAAATTTCTGTTCACATACCAGATGAGCTGGTATAAATTCGGCTGAGTCGGGATTGACCCTCTTTTCACATACCGGCTAAGCTGGTATTGATTCGGCGGAGCCAGGATTTGTTTGATCCTTCGGTGTTCTCTCTCGAACCTTTCCATGTTCGCTTCCGATCTTCTTGAGAATGCTTTTTAGCTTGATTCCAAGTCTAGTAGCTCTTCCATAGCTACATATTCTTGATCTTGCTAGAAGGGAGGGTTATTGGGTTGATTTTAGGATTTAGGCCACAGTTCCTGATGAGAATTTTTGAAGCTCCTATTCACCCCCTCTGGTCGCTATTCCGATCCTTCAGTAATAGGTTATTAGAAGCGTGCTGTTATTAGTGTACGTTTAGGTGACGATGTAAAAACTTGCAAACTTTCATATGGCGGGCTTGTAAAAGTTGTTGGGTACATCGCAATGCAATCGGTACTAGCTAAGCCTTAAGATGTGGTTAGGGCATGGTGTCATGCATGGTCAATAAAACTCTGAAAAAAAAGATGGCAAAATTGAATACGCATCACAGTCAGCTGCAGGTATATATCTATATCTACTGTTGAAGAATGCAACTCCGGAGGAACGTGGAATTTAGTCGGGGGTGGCAATTTATTTTTTTTAGAGGGATTACCCCCTGAGTACATTGTAATAAACAGTGATTAAAATTAAAAGATCTTCCGCCACAAGCATATGTGAGCACAAGGTAGAAGGCACGGTTTGCTTCAGTGATCCATCAGACGTGTTCACCTGCCGGTGCTGATGTTGCTTCCTCCAGCTCAAAAGTGTTTGTTTTGTTATGCTCCTCTTCATCTTGCGCACAACCCGTAGTAGTCATGTTCATCTGACTGCAGGACCCTGCCTGACTCTCCTTGTTTTTACCCCACAGCACGCCGTAAAGGCCTCCAACGAGCAGGGTTCCACCCACAACACTgtcctcaacaaaatggagaaaaaaaaaagactcCTTAGCTTATTCGTTCCGTGAATCCATTCGATTATGATCTACGCGTCTCATCCTTTAATTTGTTGCGATTCTCAATTGTTAGTTACCTGCCAAGGTGAACAATCTCTCCCAGGAAGAACGAAGAGCAGAATATCGTGAGGACGAAGCATAGCGGGGTCCAGACGGCGAAGAAGACAGGACCTTTCATCTCCATGCACCAAGCTTGAAGGTAATAGGACACTCCGGCCACCACAAACCCCTGAGCAATTTTTTGATCCATCCAATTAAGTAGAAAGTAAGTTAGTGCGTTGCAATTAAATTACGACAATAATCTGTAGATCCCTCTCACACTGAACCTAATTCTTATCGTCCCGCTTACTATGTGGGTTGAGCTAagacttcttttttttttatcctGATGGAGCTAAGATTGTGAACTCCAAAACAAAGGCTTTACCAGAGTTAAAGCTATAGGGAAAGGCAGGCTAGTGCGGGCAGGGTGGCTATGACGGAGGAAGTTGAAATGCGTGCCCATGAAACCACCACTTTAGGCCTGTCCATATAGGTTTCATGGAGAGTTTCATAGCATTAAATTCTATATCACAACTTCAATTTTGCTAACATGGTGATGAGAGAGAATGAGGGAGTTTTACAGGATGAGAGAGTGAGTTTATCTTCATAAAACTCAATTATCTAGTTCTCGGTCTTAATAATTATGTCATGAAATTATGCATTGGGACTGGACTTAGCCGAATATTGAATGCAAGAAGACGATGATTATTACGGCATAGACGATGGCGAGCAGGCTGATGTCCGGCCGGAGCTGCCACCTGGAGAAGTTCCTCTCGGCCGCCACTGCGACGACGAACGATTGCACCGTGCTGAACACGCAGAGCGCCGTGGCCACCAGCATCCTGTTCGGCAACTCCTTGAGTAGCGCAGCCTGCAAAGATTAATCCTTCTATCACCGACAGAAAGCATAGCTTTTTGGCAGTGAAATTAACTGGTCGAGACCTGCCAGACGATGGAAAGGGACCACGCCACGTTGGCGAGGAGCATGAGGAAGGTCCCTTCGATCCATGTCGTCTTCGAAGAGGCGTTTGTCCGGCCGGAGCCTGAAGTGTGGGCGGCAAAGGCGCGGTGATGGTTTACAGGGCTAAGCGCTGGCCCGGAGTAGAAGGCGATGGCGAAGACGCCAGCGAGGCACAGCGCTACACCGGTGAGCTTGGCTATGCCGGAGGCGCTCCTCAGCTTCAGCACCTCCATCCTGCCGCCATGCAAAGCATGTAGTGGCAATCCTAAAGATATAATTGTTCATATCAAGGCAAGTCAATTAGCAGGTATCCCTTACAGGTGTACCGTACCTGAGTAGCAGCGCCAAGCAGAAGGTGACGACCGGCATGGAGTTGCCTGCTGCTGCAGCCACGGTCGCCGATGTGAATTTGAGGCTAACATGGTACAGGCTCAAGCTCAGCGTGTTCCTGGCAATCAGGAGCATTATTGCAAAAAGTTAGATATATATGCCACTCATGCATGTACATACATACATACTTTTAAACTTCAAAGAAAGTAAGCTATATATGCCACTAATGCTTGGGTACCGTTCTGCTAGCTAGTTTGGATACCAGATGGAGCCAGGTACATACCCCACTAAGGCACACAAGAAGAGCTTGAGCAGCCACGCAACCGGCATCGACCACGCATTCTTCCTGCGGGCCGGGGGATCAGATGAGAAGCAACAGATTTAGCAGGCACGACTTGATCAGCAAATCTGTGTCTTGTTAAAGCTATATATATGTGGTTGTCACCTTTGGAGGAGGAGGGCAAGAGGCAGCATGAGGATGGAACCGGCCGCCTGACGGTAGAAGACGAAGATGAAGGTGCTCATCCCGGAGTTGATGGCCGCCTTGGACATCACCGACATCCCCGTCAAGATCACCTGCACCACGATGGCGATGATGTAGGCCTTCTTGCTTGCTGCATCCATGGTCTTGTGGGGAATTTGATTCATGCAATAACGTCGTCCGTCCATCTTGGAATGTCCCCAGTCAGTCTGCAACTGTGAGCGAGCTTTCCCGGCTGAGCTGATGAGAGATTGGTTTGCTACTACTAGACTATATAGCGAAATGAAAGAAATGTAGATCATCAGTGTACGGAATATGGAGTGTGACTCGATCAGCATGATCTGATGATATATTTATTGTTTCTCGCTTTATCATGGTAACAGAAAGTGGAATGTACTGTCATTGCACTGTGCACTTCTTAGGATGAATATAATTCAGACTAGTGGTTAATTATATATTGTGATCGCTGGGGACGTACTCCGAATGTAATAAGTACTTCATTCATTCTGGGATTTTTGGAACTTGATCGAGGAGGGAAAATACACATGCACCCTTAAATCAAGCACCTAGCTCATAGGTGTGCATTGAAATCCTACCTATTCAATCAACCGATTCCATAAATAACAGTATTAAATTAAATCCTGCCTATTTTGGTGAATTAGGCCAGATGTGTTTTTAGAGAAATTTTGAAACCCAGATGCTTATATTTGTGGGCACAGAATGTGCTGTACTCCTACGTCACTTCCCCATACATGAAGCATTCTTAAAATGCCTACTTAAAAGAAACCCCAAAAGTACGCGAGCGAGTCTGCTGATTCATTTCACAACTCGTTGTTCACCTTTCGTGCCACAACATAGTCATTAGGTGCCAAGTCGCAGCTTGGTGTGAAACAGTTGGGAATGGAGAGCCCACTCTCTCCCAGCACCTATATATCACCCTCGCTCCTCATCTCACTACCCTCTTTCATCGATCTCTCAATGCAATCTGTGTCTCATCAGGTTCGTCTCACTCGTCAGCTAAAATTTTCCGCTCATCCCGGGCCACTCTTTGTCACTTCCACCCGCACCCATTTTGTTCATCGTGGTCTCCACCCACCAACTAAGGACAGCGACTAATGGTCGGGGCAGCAACACACGAGAACACCACAACTAGAAAACAAGCCACGGGCTCGCTCCATTTATGTCATGACCTGTCGAAGCTCCTATTTATGTCCCTCTCCTCATCAGTCTTCGTAAAAAGGCCTAGGCTTGTGCGTCTAATGGGAGTAGAAAATATCGGGCACCTCCATGAGAACCATCTATTGCTCACTTATTATGTGCAGCCATATATCCTACACCCTTGACTTTTCCACACCCCAAAAGCATAAGCCCCACCTGCCGAAGCTAAAAGCCTTGGTATACTTGTGATTCGCTTTTATT is part of the Panicum hallii strain FIL2 chromosome 2, PHallii_v3.1, whole genome shotgun sequence genome and encodes:
- the LOC112882140 gene encoding WAT1-related protein At5g64700-like; translation: MDGRRYCMNQIPHKTMDAASKKAYIIAIVVQVILTGMSVMSKAAINSGMSTFIFVFYRQAAGSILMLPLALLLQRKNAWSMPVAWLLKLFLCALVGNTLSLSLYHVSLKFTSATVAAAAGNSMPVVTFCLALLLRMEVLKLRSASGIAKLTGVALCLAGVFAIAFYSGPALSPVNHHRAFAAHTSGSGRTNASSKTTWIEGTFLMLLANVAWSLSIVWQAALLKELPNRMLVATALCVFSTVQSFVVAVAAERNFSRWQLRPDISLLAIVYAGFVVAGVSYYLQAWCMEMKGPVFFAVWTPLCFVLTIFCSSFFLGEIVHLGSVVGGTLLVGGLYGVLWGKNKESQAGSCSQMNMTTTGCAQDEEEHNKTNTFELEEATSAPAGEHV